The proteins below come from a single Serpentinimonas raichei genomic window:
- a CDS encoding UDP-N-acetylmuramoyl-L-alanyl-D-glutamate--2,6-diaminopimelate ligase, translated as MIPTFDLAAEAVAWLQAKGAQRLVSDSRQLQPGDAFVAWPGSGHDGRQFVAAALRAGAVACLVEAERVQDWGFDDPRVAALAQLKAAAGEVAHRFCGAPSAALRVVAITGTNGKTSSAWWCSQWLQALGEPTALIGTLGTGAAGSALQSTGFTTPDPMTLQTLLRRYADQGLQTVVMEASSIGIDEGRLNATRLHTAVFTNLSQDHLDYHGTMQAYWAAKRALFDWPNLQAAVVNIDDEHGRELAADLAQRPSLDLWTVSTEPEAQRPARLRLLERHWSATGIDFVVQEVPAEQEGPAGQGGERISLSLDVVGDYNLSNLLCALAVLRIGGHSLAAAAQASAALTPVPGRMQAAWTDGPASLPLLLVDYAHTPDAVEKALQALQPLAEHRGGRLWCVLGCGGERDRSKRALMAAAAEREAARLVLTSDNPRSEDPLQILLEMQAGLSEPVRAIVEPDRAEAIQEAVDMADARDIILLAGKGHEDYQEIAGVRHPFSDVVQGRLALQRRWQAEQGEAT; from the coding sequence ATGATCCCAACCTTTGATTTGGCCGCCGAGGCGGTGGCTTGGCTACAGGCCAAGGGTGCCCAGCGCTTGGTGAGCGACAGCCGCCAGCTACAGCCCGGCGACGCCTTCGTGGCTTGGCCCGGCAGCGGCCACGACGGGCGCCAGTTCGTGGCGGCGGCGCTGCGAGCCGGGGCCGTGGCCTGCTTGGTGGAGGCCGAACGGGTGCAGGACTGGGGTTTCGACGACCCGCGGGTGGCGGCGCTGGCGCAACTTAAGGCGGCAGCGGGCGAGGTGGCGCACCGCTTTTGCGGCGCCCCCAGCGCGGCGCTGCGCGTGGTGGCCATCACCGGCACCAACGGCAAAACCTCGAGCGCCTGGTGGTGCAGCCAGTGGTTGCAGGCGCTGGGCGAGCCCACCGCGCTGATCGGCACCCTGGGCACCGGGGCCGCAGGCAGCGCGCTGCAGAGCACCGGCTTTACCACGCCGGACCCGATGACGCTGCAAACCTTGCTGCGCCGCTACGCCGACCAGGGGCTGCAAACGGTGGTGATGGAGGCCTCCTCGATCGGCATCGACGAAGGGCGGCTCAACGCTACGCGCCTGCATACGGCGGTGTTCACCAACCTGAGCCAGGACCACCTCGACTACCACGGCACCATGCAAGCCTACTGGGCCGCCAAGCGCGCCCTGTTCGACTGGCCCAATCTGCAGGCGGCAGTGGTCAACATCGACGACGAGCACGGGCGCGAACTGGCGGCCGATCTGGCGCAGCGCCCCAGCCTCGATCTGTGGACGGTCTCGACCGAGCCCGAAGCGCAGCGGCCGGCGCGGCTGCGCCTGCTGGAGCGCCACTGGAGCGCGACCGGCATCGACTTCGTGGTGCAGGAAGTGCCAGCAGAGCAAGAGGGGCCAGCAGGGCAGGGTGGCGAGCGCATCAGCCTGTCGCTCGACGTGGTGGGCGACTACAACCTGAGCAACCTGCTGTGCGCGCTGGCGGTGCTGCGCATCGGCGGCCACAGCCTGGCAGCGGCGGCGCAGGCCAGCGCCGCGCTCACGCCGGTGCCCGGCCGCATGCAGGCCGCCTGGACCGACGGCCCAGCCAGCTTGCCGCTGCTGCTGGTGGACTACGCCCACACCCCCGATGCGGTAGAAAAAGCCCTGCAAGCCTTGCAGCCGCTGGCCGAGCACCGGGGCGGGCGCCTGTGGTGCGTGCTGGGCTGCGGCGGTGAGCGCGACCGCAGCAAACGAGCGCTCATGGCCGCAGCGGCCGAGCGCGAAGCGGCGCGGCTGGTGCTCACCAGCGACAACCCGCGCAGCGAAGACCCGCTGCAAATCCTGCTCGAAATGCAGGCTGGCTTGAGCGAGCCGGTGCGCGCCATCGTCGAGCCCGACCGCGCCGAGGCGATCCAAGAGGCGGTCGATATGGCCGATGCGCGCGACATCATCCTGCTGGCCGGCAAAGGCCACGAGGACTACCAAGAAATCGCCGGCGTGCGCCACCCCTTCTCCGACGTGGTGCAGGGCCGGCTGGCGCTGCAACGGCGCTGGCAGGCCGAGCAAGGGGAGGCCACTTGA
- the mraY gene encoding phospho-N-acetylmuramoyl-pentapeptide-transferase → MLPSLALWLQGLSPDLDFLRVFQFQTFRAVMAAITAMLVGLGVGPLFIRRLTELKIGQPIRGYGMQTHLSKSGTPTMGGVLILFAITVSTLLWFDPSNRFVWIVLLVTLGFGAIGWIDDWRKVVHKDPEGMRSRTKYFWQSVIGLVAAFYLVFAISEGSNQRVFELFVGWVASGFTIDLPHQAGLMVPFFKEVSYPLGVAGFVLLTYLVIVGSSNAVNLTDGLDGLAIMPVVMVGGVLGIFAYVTGNAVFADYLLLPHIPGTGEVLIFCAAMGGAGLAFLWFNAYPAQVFMGDVGALALGAALGTIAVIVRQEIVLAVIGGVFVASALSVMLQVSWFKFTKWRYGQGRRLFKMAPLHHHFEKSGWRETQVVTRFWIITMLLCLIGLSTLKLR, encoded by the coding sequence ATGTTGCCTAGCTTGGCCTTGTGGTTGCAGGGCCTCAGCCCCGACCTCGATTTTTTGCGCGTGTTCCAGTTCCAGACCTTTCGCGCCGTCATGGCCGCCATCACCGCCATGCTGGTCGGGTTGGGCGTCGGGCCGCTGTTCATCCGCCGCCTGACCGAGCTCAAAATCGGCCAGCCCATCCGCGGCTATGGCATGCAAACCCACCTGAGCAAAAGCGGCACCCCGACCATGGGCGGCGTGCTCATCCTGTTTGCCATCACCGTCTCGACCCTGTTGTGGTTCGACCCGAGCAACCGCTTCGTCTGGATCGTGCTCTTGGTCACGCTCGGTTTTGGCGCCATCGGCTGGATCGACGACTGGCGCAAAGTCGTGCACAAAGACCCAGAGGGCATGCGCTCGCGCACCAAGTATTTCTGGCAGTCGGTGATCGGGCTGGTGGCGGCCTTCTACCTCGTGTTTGCCATCTCCGAGGGCAGCAACCAGCGCGTGTTCGAGCTGTTCGTGGGCTGGGTGGCATCGGGCTTCACCATCGATCTGCCGCACCAAGCCGGGCTGATGGTGCCCTTTTTCAAAGAAGTGAGCTACCCACTCGGGGTGGCCGGCTTCGTGCTACTGACCTACCTGGTGATCGTCGGGTCCAGCAACGCCGTCAACCTCACCGATGGGCTCGACGGGCTGGCCATCATGCCCGTGGTGATGGTCGGGGGCGTGCTGGGCATCTTCGCCTACGTCACCGGCAACGCCGTGTTTGCCGACTACCTGCTGCTGCCGCACATTCCGGGCACCGGCGAGGTGCTGATCTTCTGCGCCGCCATGGGCGGGGCCGGGCTGGCCTTCCTGTGGTTCAACGCCTACCCGGCGCAGGTGTTCATGGGCGACGTGGGCGCGCTGGCGCTCGGGGCGGCGCTGGGCACCATCGCCGTGATCGTGCGCCAAGAGATCGTGCTGGCCGTGATCGGCGGCGTGTTCGTGGCCTCGGCGTTGTCGGTGATGCTGCAAGTGAGCTGGTTCAAGTTCACCAAATGGCGCTACGGCCAAGGGCGGCGCCTGTTCAAGATGGCGCCGCTGCACCACCACTTCGAGAAATCGGGCTGGCGCGAAACCCAGGTGGTCACGCGCTTTTGGATCATCACCATGCTGCTGTGCCTGATCGGCCTCTCGACCCTGAAGCTGCGATGA
- the murD gene encoding UDP-N-acetylmuramoyl-L-alanine--D-glutamate ligase, protein MNTRPFPPASAVPDPSAAAALPGASQPDWLRLALAPAAQALHGRPVLVLGLGASGLALARWCALAGAQVTVADTRASAPQAAVLAAEAPQTTVRLQTRFDAALFAAAPWALVCRSPGILPSDMAGLAAAAQQAGVTIVGELGLFGQALEALGGAQDLAGSLDGTAAATGPGLGRGSSVTRSDSSPRPSPGPATTAAAPCTHELLADSAHRPSAAPAAHASTPGRSSAANANAQSSPTPTYRPHVLAITGTNGKTTTTALTAHLLRAAGWSVAVAGNIGPTLLDELRQRLHSGDLPQAWVLELSSFQLDAVQGFEASAATVLNLSEDHLDWHGNMAAYGAAKARIYGQRALMLLNRDDPTVMGWCPQAPASVTTAGGKARRHAAKATAPSAPARPYVTFGTDAPQRPGDWGLQTVNGLTWLVRAQVSGEPARTPTASALRLQALMPAEALRIRGRHNASNALAALALATAVGAPLAALLHGLRDYRGEPHRVEPVGIVADIEYIDDSKGTNVGATLAALNGLGVERRLVLILGGDGKGQDFKPLAPAVARYVRAVALIGRDAAALEAVLGASGVPLQRCTTLPEAVRWCAAQARPGDAVLLSPACASLDMFRDYAHRAEVFVATVRALQQEGGTPT, encoded by the coding sequence ATGAACACCCGGCCGTTCCCCCCAGCCAGCGCCGTGCCCGACCCCAGCGCGGCCGCTGCCCTGCCCGGCGCCAGCCAGCCGGACTGGCTGCGCTTGGCGCTGGCTCCGGCGGCGCAGGCGCTGCATGGGCGGCCGGTGCTGGTGCTGGGCCTAGGCGCATCCGGGCTGGCGCTGGCGCGCTGGTGTGCGCTGGCCGGGGCGCAGGTCACGGTGGCCGACACCCGCGCCAGCGCGCCCCAAGCCGCCGTGCTGGCCGCCGAAGCGCCGCAGACCACCGTGCGCCTGCAAACGCGCTTCGACGCCGCCTTGTTCGCCGCCGCCCCGTGGGCGCTGGTGTGTCGCAGCCCCGGCATTTTGCCCAGCGACATGGCCGGGCTGGCCGCCGCCGCGCAGCAAGCCGGGGTGACGATCGTGGGCGAGCTGGGCTTGTTCGGTCAGGCGCTGGAGGCGTTGGGCGGGGCGCAGGACTTGGCTGGGTCTTTGGATGGGACGGCTGCGGCGACGGGGCCCGGGCTGGGCCGGGGTTCGTCAGTCACACGTTCCGATTCCTCACCCCGGCCCAGCCCGGGCCCCGCCACCACAGCCGCAGCCCCGTGCACGCATGAGTTGCTCGCCGATTCCGCGCACCGGCCCAGCGCAGCCCCCGCTGCGCACGCCAGCACCCCAGGCCGCAGCAGCGCCGCCAACGCCAACGCCCAAAGCAGCCCGACCCCCACATACCGCCCCCACGTGCTCGCCATCACCGGCACCAACGGCAAAACCACCACCACCGCGCTCACCGCACACCTGCTGCGCGCGGCCGGCTGGTCGGTGGCGGTGGCGGGCAACATCGGCCCGACCCTGCTCGACGAACTGCGCCAGCGCCTGCACAGCGGCGACTTGCCGCAAGCCTGGGTGCTCGAGCTCTCCAGCTTCCAGCTCGACGCGGTGCAGGGCTTCGAGGCCAGCGCCGCCACCGTGCTCAACCTGAGCGAAGACCACCTCGACTGGCACGGCAACATGGCCGCCTACGGGGCCGCCAAGGCGCGCATCTACGGCCAGCGCGCCCTGATGCTGCTTAACCGCGACGACCCCACCGTCATGGGCTGGTGCCCGCAAGCCCCGGCCTCTGTCACCACAGCAGGCGGCAAAGCGCGCCGCCACGCTGCCAAAGCCACTGCACCGAGTGCCCCGGCACGTCCCTACGTCACATTCGGCACCGATGCGCCCCAGCGCCCCGGCGACTGGGGCTTGCAGACCGTCAACGGCCTCACTTGGCTGGTGCGTGCCCAAGTCAGCGGCGAGCCCGCCCGCACACCAACAGCCAGCGCCCTGCGGCTGCAAGCCCTCATGCCCGCCGAGGCCTTGCGCATCCGGGGCCGCCACAACGCCAGCAACGCGCTGGCGGCGCTGGCGCTGGCGACCGCGGTCGGGGCTCCGCTGGCGGCGCTGCTGCACGGCTTGCGCGACTACCGCGGCGAGCCGCACCGGGTCGAGCCGGTCGGCATCGTGGCCGACATCGAATACATCGACGACAGCAAAGGCACCAACGTCGGTGCCACACTGGCAGCACTCAACGGGCTCGGGGTCGAGCGGCGGCTGGTGCTGATTTTGGGCGGCGACGGCAAAGGGCAAGACTTCAAACCGCTGGCCCCGGCCGTGGCGCGCTACGTGCGCGCGGTGGCGCTGATCGGGCGCGATGCCGCCGCCCTCGAGGCGGTGCTGGGTGCCAGCGGCGTGCCGCTGCAACGCTGCACCACCTTGCCCGAAGCCGTGCGCTGGTGCGCCGCCCAAGCGCGCCCCGGTGACGCGGTGCTGCTCTCGCCGGCTTGCGCCAGCCTCGATATGTTTCGCGACTACGCGCACCGCGCCGAGGTCTTCGTGGCCACAGTGCGCGCGCTGCAGCAGGAAGGGGGCACGCCCACATGA
- a CDS encoding UDP-N-acetylmuramoyl-tripeptide--D-alanyl-D-alanine ligase yields the protein MQLLPLLAGARPVGHIGAPVLRVHTDTRTLRPGDLFVALRGERFDGNDWLAQARAAGAVGAVAERGLAAAGLAGVEVPDARAALGELAQRWRARFELPLIAVTGSNGKTTVTQLIAAMLRAAVGEAALATEGNFNNDIGVPLTLLRLRQTHRLAVLELGMNHPGEIAALAALAQPTVALVNNAQREHQEFMPSVEAVARENGSVLAALPPDGVAVFPADDAYSALWQQIAGARQVLRFAVGAAVTPEAAWAGQGRGEESERVTDEPRPCPARAAVPANAKTSTPPAEVHAQAHWTNGAWALHLHTPAGPLQARLRLAGRHNLHNALAATACAIAAGVPLAAIQAGLEGFEPVAGRSRTLTLHRGAQAQTLIDDSYNANPDSVRAAIDWLAELPAPRLLLLGDMGEVGAQALAFHEEVLRHALARGIEQIFVTGDWMQRAAAALQAQASAQASAQANGRLHACPDFEALQRAALPAAAQAASVLVKGSRFMRMERLVQALQAASLAHAHIHTPTTEGTPHVA from the coding sequence ATGCAACTGCTGCCGCTGCTGGCGGGTGCGCGGCCCGTGGGCCACATCGGCGCGCCGGTGCTGCGCGTGCACACCGACACCCGCACCCTGCGCCCGGGCGATTTGTTTGTGGCGCTGCGCGGAGAGCGTTTCGACGGCAACGACTGGCTGGCCCAAGCGCGCGCCGCCGGGGCCGTCGGGGCGGTGGCCGAGCGCGGGCTGGCCGCGGCCGGGCTGGCCGGCGTCGAAGTGCCCGACGCCCGCGCCGCCTTGGGCGAGCTGGCGCAGCGCTGGCGTGCGCGCTTCGAACTGCCGCTGATCGCCGTCACCGGCAGCAACGGCAAGACCACGGTGACGCAGCTCATCGCCGCCATGCTGCGCGCCGCAGTGGGCGAGGCAGCGCTGGCCACCGAGGGCAATTTCAACAACGACATCGGCGTGCCCCTGACCCTGCTGCGCCTGCGCCAGACGCACCGGCTGGCGGTGCTGGAGCTGGGCATGAACCACCCCGGCGAGATCGCCGCCCTGGCCGCCCTAGCCCAGCCCACGGTGGCGCTGGTCAACAACGCCCAGCGCGAACACCAAGAATTCATGCCAAGCGTAGAAGCGGTGGCGCGCGAGAACGGCAGCGTGCTGGCGGCCCTGCCGCCCGACGGCGTGGCGGTATTCCCGGCCGACGACGCCTACAGCGCGTTGTGGCAACAGATCGCCGGTGCGCGCCAGGTGCTGCGCTTCGCCGTGGGCGCAGCTGTAACGCCCGAGGCGGCGTGGGCCGGGCAGGGCCGGGGTGAGGAATCGGAACGTGTGACTGACGAACCCCGGCCCTGCCCGGCCCGCGCCGCCGTCCCCGCCAACGCAAAAACCAGCACCCCACCTGCGGAGGTCCACGCCCAAGCGCACTGGACCAATGGCGCCTGGGCGCTGCATCTGCACACCCCGGCCGGGCCGCTGCAAGCGCGCCTGCGGCTGGCCGGAAGGCACAACCTGCACAACGCGCTGGCGGCCACGGCCTGCGCCATCGCCGCCGGGGTGCCGCTGGCGGCCATCCAGGCCGGGCTCGAAGGTTTCGAACCCGTGGCCGGGCGCTCGCGCACCCTCACCCTGCACCGGGGCGCGCAGGCCCAGACCCTGATCGACGACAGCTACAACGCCAACCCCGACTCGGTGCGCGCCGCCATCGACTGGTTGGCCGAACTGCCCGCGCCGCGCCTGCTGCTGCTGGGCGATATGGGCGAAGTCGGGGCGCAGGCGCTGGCCTTTCACGAGGAAGTGCTGCGCCACGCGCTGGCACGCGGCATCGAGCAGATTTTTGTGACGGGTGACTGGATGCAGCGCGCCGCCGCTGCCTTGCAAGCCCAAGCCAGTGCCCAAGCCAGTGCCCAAGCCAACGGCCGCCTGCACGCATGCCCCGATTTCGAGGCCCTGCAGCGCGCCGCCCTGCCCGCCGCCGCGCAAGCCGCCAGCGTGCTGGTCAAAGGCTCGCGCTTCATGCGCATGGAGCGGCTGGTGCAGGCGCTGCAAGCCGCCAGCTTGGCCCACGCACACATTCACACCCCCACCACGGAGGGCACGCCCCATGTTGCCTAG